The Anomalospiza imberbis isolate Cuckoo-Finch-1a 21T00152 chromosome 27, ASM3175350v1, whole genome shotgun sequence genome segment CGGGTGCCCGCACTGCCCGGCTCCGCTCGGAGCGCTGCCCGGGCGGCTGcggaggagcagagggaagggaatTAAATAGGGAGAGGGAGCTCAGGAAGAAAGAGGTGGCGAGGGCAGGGATCAATAGCATCCAGCTGGCGAATGGAGCCGGGGCCTCTCCCCCGCGCTGCGTCCCGGCCCATCGCCCGAGCCTCTGGGCGCTCCGAGGGGCTTCCCCCGGGCCGGAGCCGCCGCGGAAGCAGCGAACCCCGCGGCTCTCACGGACCGCAGCGGCTCGGCCCGGGGCCGGACCCCGCAGGGCGGCCCGGGGAGctcccgccgcctccccgcgccccggccccgcgtATCTCGGTGCCTCTCGCCCTAATGATATTGCATCGATCGGGGAAGGGCCGGGGGGGGCAGGAGGGGGGCGCGGGGCTACCGCATTACTCAATTATGTCGCACTAATTACTAAAAAGTCTCTCTCTTTTTTGCTGTTTGCTCGGTGTGAGGCTCGGTGGAGGGCAGAGTCCAGCGCCCGTCCCGGGGGGCTCCCGGTGCCgcgggcccggcggggctggggatggagggggcgCCGGGAGCTCGGCACGGGGCCGCGGTGCGGGACGGCAGCTGCAGGGATAGATCTATCGATGGGCGGTCGATGCGCTATCGCCATTATTACACTCAATGAAACCCTTCCAGACGCGGATGCTTCATCCCTGGTTTGTTCCCCACCTCCTCCTCGCCGCTCACCTCGACACCGCCACTCTGCACCCTCTGGCGCTGCCCGGCTCCAGGCCCCCTGCCCAACTCTGCCCGGCTCCAGGCCCCCTGCCCAACTCTGCCCGGCTCCGAGCCTTCCCCTGCCCAACTTTACTCCTCCGAGCCTTCCCCTGCCCATTCCTGCCCGGCTCCGGTCCTGTTTGTTACCTGCTTCAAAGCCTCCCCCCCGCCCAGCTGGGTCCCTCCGTTTCGGGGGTCCTGCTCACGGCCCCCGGGCCCTCCAGGCAGGCATAAACCGAGGGGGAGGCCAAGGGGGGGCCGGAGTCCTTCCACATCCCGGCTCGGCGGGGCCCGCCCCGGCTCCATGGGCTGGATCGCGGTGTAAGGGCTAGAAAATGGGCTGAGGGGAGGACCCCCTCCCCTCCGATCATCTTCTACTCTTGCTTTCACGTCCCGGGAATTTGCGGGGCTTTGTTTTAATGAACTGGGCACTTAATTGACTTCCCGGAGAAGGTGCCAGATGGGATAGAAAATtgtgggatggatgggatgggatgggatgggatgggatgggatgggatgggatgggatgggatggatggaacGGATGGGTTGAGATGGGGTGAGGTGGCTTGAGATGGCTTGTGTTAAAAGCACTGAATTTGGACGAGATGTGAAATTTGGCTGAATTACTCCCCGAGCAGGCGGGTGCCGGGTGGGTCACCACGAACACCCCCGGAAGGGCCGGGCCCTGCTCTGCCGCCGCTGCCACCCTGCACCGGAGCTCCCAGGTCCTCCCGGCCGCCCCTCGGCTGCGGAAGCCGCCTGGAGCCCGGCGGTGGCCGGGAACTGAGCAGTCCACGCGAGGCTGGAGGGCCCTACCCGCAAGAAgctatggattttatttttattttctcgGTCTGTTCAATAAAGCTCGGGAAACCGGCGCGTGCCGACCTGGGTGAGCGGACACGGCCGGGAAAGGCCAGAATTGCCCGGGGAGCCCAACTCGGGATAGCGGGGCCGGGGACAGCTGAAAACCGTTGTGGAAGGACACCGAGCACCAGCCCCTCCGGTGGCCTAAAACCGGCTCACGTTGGCTCTTCATCCAGTCTTCCTCACCCTCCTTTCCTTTACctttccatttccctttttcctttcaattttctctttccattctccatttttccatttcattttccattttcccttcgcgttttccattttccatttcaatttattctttctctttccctctccttccttccttctttttctttttccctcctccaCCACCGCTGCTCAGGGCCCTGCAGCACCGTGTGTCTCTCCAAgcgtgtccctgtcacctcccctCCCCGTGCCAAGGCCACCTCGCCATTCCCGAGGCAGCGCCCGCCGAGGGGCAGGGGAAAGGTGGTGACGGGGGGACGCGCGTGGGGAGCCCCGGGGGTGCGGGACAGGATATTTGGGGtaggcagggacagccaggccCTTGGGAGGGGCACGGGGTGGAGAACGGGGCAGGCAGCGGGAGGCAGGGGCGTGTTGGGGACGCTGGGCACAGGCACATCCAGGggtggctggcacagccagctgTGTGCACAGGGAGTGGCCTGGGGCCAGCCAGATGTGCGGGGAGGCAGGTGGGCACTCGACACCTGCAGCGCCGCCGGACGCGCGCTGGGCACCGGGTGCGGCGGGGAGGGCGCGACACCCGGTGCGGGCAGGGTCACGCCGGTGGCAGGGGTCACCCCGGCGGCGGGGGAAGGTGACCCCGGCGGGGGTCCGGGTGAAGGCGCTCCCCGCCCCCGGCGGCACCGGGAGAGGTGCGGGGGGGCGGCTCGGTGCGCcgggggggcggggcggggcggcgctgACGTCACGCCGCGGGCCAGAGCGAGGCTGCCGGGAGCCGGCGGCCGAGGCTCCGCAGCCGCCCCGCaccgagccccgcgccccgcgcaCAGCCCCGCGGCAGCCCCgcgccccgagccccgcgccgagcagggcgggcggcgggcgcaCCATGCCGGCCTGACCGCGGGGCGCGGACATCGATCCCCGGGCGCGGAGTCTGAATTAATCCGGGCAgccggcgcggggagggggggcggcggtggaggaggaggaggcggcggcggcggcggcggcggcggcggcgggggggtgggggaggaaggCAGCGAGCGAGCGGGCGAGGCAGCGGCAGAGCCCGGCGGCCACCATGGAGCTGGCGATGGAGAACCTGGGCAGCCTGCACGGAGTCCCGCACTCGCAGCCCGCCGAGCTGCTGAGCCCCGCGCACGGGCGGCAGAGCTCGCACCGCAACCTGGTGCCGCACGGCCGGCCCGCCATGGTCTCGGGCATGGCCTCCATCCTGGAGGGGGGCGACTACCGCGGCGAGCACAGCCTGGGAGCCCCGCTGCACCCCGCCATGAGCATGTCCTGCGAGTCGCCCTCCGGCATGAGCCTGAGCAGCACCTACACCACGCTGACTCCCCTGCAGCACCTGCCGCCCATCTCCACCGTCTCGGAGAAGTTCCACCACCcgcaccaccaccaccaccaccaccacccacaCCAGCGCCTGGCCGGCAACGTCAGCGGTAGCTTCACCCTCATGCGCGACGAGCGGAGCTTGGCCTCCATGGGCAACCTCTACAGCCACTACCCCAAGGACATGCCGGCCATGGGGCAGCCCCTATCGCCGCTGCCCAACGGGCTGGGCAGCCTCCACAACGCCCAGCAGCCGCTGGCTCCCTACGGCCCCGCCGGCCACTTGCCCAACGAGAAGATGCTCTCGCCCAACGGCTTCGACTCGCACGCCGCGATGCTGTCCCGGGGCGAGGAGCACCTGGCGCGGGGGCTGGCGGCGCCCAGCTCGGCCATGATGCCGCCGCTCAACGGGATGCACCCGCACGGCCACCCGCACGGCCAGCCCGGAGCCTCGCTGCTGGGCGAGCGGGAGCGCCCGGCGCCCGGCCCCGGTTCCCAGCCCGGCGGCTCCGGGCAGGTGGAGGAGATCAACACCAAGGAGGTGGCCCAGCGGATCACGGCCGAGCTGAAGCGGTACAGCATCCCGCAGGCCATCTTCGCGCAGAGGATCTTGTGCCGCTCCCAGGGGACCCTCTCGGACCTGCTGCGGAACCCCAAGCCCTGGAGTAAGCTCAAGTCCGGCCGGGAGACTTTCCGCAGGATGTGGAAATGGTTGCAGGAGCCGGAATTTCAGAGGATGTCGGCGCTCAGGCTGGCAGGTAGGACACAGCACGGCACGGCTGGGGCCGCCCGCCAAGCACCTCCGGGCGGGTGGGTCAGGGGGTGCTGCGAACACGCGTGGGAACCCTCGGGGGTTCCGGGGTTGCTATCGCGAActggggccgggcccgggcggTGTTACCGACCCGGTTTGTGACCTTAAGACCAAAGGGAAGGAATTTATATTTAAGGTGAGTTATACCTAAGGCGACCTCCCGCCTCCCCGGGCCTGCTGCTGCCCGCGAGAGAGGCGGGATCGCGGCTGGACGGAGCCGAGAGGTGCCCGTTCGCCGCCGCCCGTCCTCCTGCCTTGGGGATTTCCCTCTCGGTGCCGCCGAACCGGCCCCGTGGCGCCGGCAGTACCGTGGAACTCCTCCGCCGTCGCTTCGGCCGCCGCCTCTCGGTACCGGGGCCGCGCTCAGGGGAATCTCCGGGCCACCCCACCGGGGCTGCGCCACCGGGGCCGCGCTCCGCTCCCTCCGGGCACCGGCTGCCCTCGGCAGAAGGAACGAGCCCCGCCTGCCCCGTGTCTTCAATCCCCGGCTGGGTCGCCGTCCCGCTGCGCCGTTCCCCGCGGTCTCGGGCCGGCGCTGGGCCgaggctgtgctggagaaaCGCGGCGGTCTGTGCCGAGGGCGGGCGGGGGTCGCGGGGGAAAGGGCCGGAGggtgggacagaggggacagcagccagCGGGGACGTGCCCGGTGCTCCCCGCCAACCCCGGCACAGAGCCGCTCCCCCCGGAAACGACTGGAGCTCTTGGCTCCGCCGGGCCGAGCCGTGGCGGATAAAACACACGTTagtgatttttaatttattttttgagaaatccGAGCTCTCCGTGGGGACGGGCAAAGCCAGCGACGAGGACCCGCCGTTATTTATGGGGAAGAGCAGCGTTCATATGTATTTAGTGTAATTCAGTTGCTCTTTAATTAGGGCAGGGTAGTGGCATCTTTTAGTTCCAGTCGATGCCCTATTGAAAAGCAGTTAATAGAATGCAAATTGTTCCTGGCTTTACAAGGTTCTGGTAAATAAAGATTTAAACACTGCCGCGATCGGCCGTTTAATGCCCCCGTTGTTTGGGCTAATTGAGCAGCGGGCTTAGGCTTCTGCTTCGCC includes the following:
- the ONECUT3 gene encoding one cut domain family member 3, producing MELAMENLGSLHGVPHSQPAELLSPAHGRQSSHRNLVPHGRPAMVSGMASILEGGDYRGEHSLGAPLHPAMSMSCESPSGMSLSSTYTTLTPLQHLPPISTVSEKFHHPHHHHHHHHPHQRLAGNVSGSFTLMRDERSLASMGNLYSHYPKDMPAMGQPLSPLPNGLGSLHNAQQPLAPYGPAGHLPNEKMLSPNGFDSHAAMLSRGEEHLARGLAAPSSAMMPPLNGMHPHGHPHGQPGASLLGERERPAPGPGSQPGGSGQVEEINTKEVAQRITAELKRYSIPQAIFAQRILCRSQGTLSDLLRNPKPWSKLKSGRETFRRMWKWLQEPEFQRMSALRLAACKRKEQEQQKDRSLQPKKQRLVFTDLQRRTLIAIFKENKRPSKEMQMTISQQLGLELNTVSNFFMNARRRCMNRWQEEPGANPGVPSSSTSTFSKA